A window of Sphingobium herbicidovorans contains these coding sequences:
- the pstC gene encoding phosphate ABC transporter permease subunit PstC, with the protein MTGPAIFLLLAGLGAIAWVSARARALRLQGVARASGRRDAVHSLPGYHGWYVALWTLIPAALFLAVWANVSPGLVTQDVLSSSAAQALPADGFSRSSILGEARAIATGAQAGAFNPLSQGLVQPYKDAIGKYGLAGAVLALVLAFAGGAYAFTRVRPDFRARTRVERLVMASLLIASLLAIITTVGIVASLLWESFRFFSMVNPIDFLFGTKWSPQSAAMGYGNEDAFGAVPLFWGTIFIGAIIAMIVAIPLGLMSAIYLTQYANPAVRRWMKPTLEMLAGVPTVVYGYFAALTIAPALRDFAVSIGIQSASSESALAAGLVMGVMIIPFVSSMADDSIAAVPQSMRDGSLAMGATTSETIRKVLIPAALPGVVGGVLLAVSRAIGETMIVVMAAGLSANLTLNPFASVTTVTTQIVQLLTGDQEFDSAKTLAAFALGLVLFIVTLLLNIVALRVVKKYREAYD; encoded by the coding sequence ATGACAGGTCCTGCAATCTTCCTGCTGCTGGCGGGCCTTGGCGCGATCGCCTGGGTCAGCGCACGAGCCCGCGCGCTGCGCCTGCAAGGCGTGGCCCGGGCGTCGGGGCGGCGCGACGCCGTGCATAGCCTGCCCGGCTATCATGGCTGGTATGTCGCGCTGTGGACGCTCATCCCTGCCGCCCTGTTCCTGGCGGTCTGGGCGAATGTCTCGCCCGGCCTTGTCACGCAGGACGTGCTGAGCAGCTCTGCGGCGCAAGCCTTGCCAGCGGATGGTTTTTCCCGATCATCCATCCTGGGCGAAGCGCGGGCGATCGCCACGGGCGCGCAGGCCGGGGCTTTCAATCCGCTCTCGCAGGGACTTGTCCAACCCTATAAGGACGCCATCGGCAAATATGGCCTGGCGGGCGCGGTTCTTGCGCTCGTCCTCGCCTTTGCCGGCGGCGCCTACGCCTTCACGCGCGTCCGCCCCGATTTCCGCGCGCGTACGCGGGTCGAACGGCTGGTGATGGCTTCATTGCTGATCGCATCGCTGCTGGCGATCATCACCACGGTCGGCATCGTCGCGTCGCTGCTGTGGGAAAGCTTCCGCTTCTTCTCCATGGTCAACCCGATCGACTTCCTGTTCGGCACGAAATGGAGCCCGCAGTCCGCCGCCATGGGCTATGGCAATGAAGATGCGTTCGGCGCGGTGCCGCTGTTCTGGGGCACGATCTTCATCGGCGCGATCATCGCCATGATCGTTGCCATCCCGCTCGGCCTGATGAGCGCCATCTATCTCACCCAATATGCCAACCCCGCCGTACGCCGGTGGATGAAGCCGACGCTGGAGATGCTGGCCGGCGTGCCGACCGTCGTTTACGGCTATTTCGCGGCGCTCACCATTGCGCCTGCGCTTAGGGATTTCGCCGTGTCGATCGGCATTCAGAGCGCCAGTTCCGAAAGCGCGCTCGCCGCTGGCCTGGTCATGGGCGTGATGATCATCCCCTTTGTTTCCTCCATGGCGGACGACAGCATCGCCGCCGTGCCGCAGTCGATGCGCGACGGCAGCCTGGCCATGGGTGCAACCACCAGCGAGACGATCAGAAAGGTTCTTATTCCCGCCGCCCTGCCGGGTGTCGTCGGGGGCGTCCTGCTCGCCGTCAGCCGCGCCATCGGCGAAACCATGATCGTGGTGATGGCGGCGGGCCTTTCCGCCAACCTCACCCTGAACCCCTTTGCCAGCGTGACGACCGTGACGACCCAGATCGTCCAGTTGCTGACCGGTGACCAGGAATTTGACAGCGCCAAAACGCTCGCCGCCTTCGCCCTCGGCCTTGTCCTGTTCATCGTCACACTGCTGCTCAACATCGTGGCCCTGCGGGTCGTGAAGAAATATCGCGAGGCTTACGACTAA
- the pstA gene encoding phosphate ABC transporter permease PstA, which yields MTTKRLPTDWKSDVMRNRIARRYAAERRFRLIGLFAVLLSAAFLAFLLFTMLGNGLRGFTRTEIAVKIDFAASPLLLDPNAITDEALSNANLPMVTSDAVTKALGADADDWVSPTAWIVLRDRIKADPKILSRTETVTLPASTEIDRAAKGDGSPEAEATVDRLKGAGLLTTGFNFNFLTASDGTDPTQVGIWGAFKGSLLTMLVTLALSFPIGVATALYLEEYARKNWLTDIIEVSINNLAAVPSIIFGLLGLSIFLNFLHLPRSAALVGGMTLALMTMPVIVIAGRNAIKSVPPSIRDAALGIGASPVQVVFHHVLPLALPGILTGTIIGMARALGETAPLLMIGMRAFIATPPGGITDPATVLPVQIFLWSDEVSKGFVEKTSAAIIVLLIFLLAMNGLAIYLRNKFEKRW from the coding sequence ATGACCACCAAACGCCTCCCCACCGACTGGAAATCGGACGTGATGCGCAACCGGATTGCCCGTCGCTATGCTGCGGAGCGCCGCTTCAGGCTGATTGGCCTGTTTGCGGTGCTGCTCTCTGCCGCCTTCCTCGCCTTCCTGCTCTTCACCATGCTCGGCAACGGCCTGCGCGGTTTCACCCGCACGGAAATCGCGGTGAAGATCGACTTCGCCGCTTCACCGCTGCTGCTCGATCCCAATGCCATTACCGACGAGGCGCTTTCCAACGCGAACCTGCCGATGGTGACCAGCGATGCCGTCACGAAAGCGCTGGGCGCGGATGCGGACGATTGGGTTTCCCCGACTGCGTGGATCGTCCTGCGCGACAGGATCAAGGCGGACCCCAAGATCCTCTCCCGCACTGAAACGGTCACGCTCCCCGCCTCTACCGAGATCGATCGTGCCGCCAAGGGCGATGGTTCGCCCGAAGCCGAAGCAACCGTCGATCGCCTGAAAGGGGCCGGTCTGCTCACGACCGGCTTCAACTTCAACTTCCTGACCGCCAGCGACGGCACCGATCCGACGCAGGTTGGTATATGGGGCGCGTTCAAGGGCTCTCTGCTGACCATGCTGGTGACGCTGGCCCTCAGCTTCCCGATCGGCGTTGCGACCGCGCTCTACCTTGAGGAATATGCCCGCAAGAACTGGCTGACCGACATCATCGAAGTGTCGATCAACAATCTTGCCGCCGTCCCCTCGATCATCTTCGGCTTGCTCGGCCTGTCGATCTTCCTGAACTTCCTGCACCTGCCCCGTTCGGCTGCCCTGGTCGGCGGCATGACGCTGGCGCTCATGACCATGCCCGTCATCGTCATCGCGGGCCGCAACGCCATCAAGTCGGTGCCGCCCAGCATCCGCGACGCTGCGCTCGGCATCGGCGCTTCGCCGGTGCAAGTCGTGTTCCACCATGTCCTGCCGCTCGCCCTGCCCGGCATCCTCACCGGTACGATCATCGGCATGGCGCGCGCGCTGGGCGAAACCGCGCCGCTGCTGATGATCGGCATGCGCGCCTTCATCGCGACGCCGCCGGGCGGGATCACCGATCCGGCGACCGTGTTGCCGGTGCAGATATTTCTGTGGTCCGACGAGGTTTCGAAGGGCTTTGTCGAAAAAACGTCCGCCGCCATCATCGTGCTGCTGATCTTCCTGCTCGCGATGAACGGTCTGGCCATCTACCTGCGCAACAAGTTCGAAAAACGGTGGTAA
- the pstB gene encoding phosphate ABC transporter ATP-binding protein PstB, translated as MHEPQTLVPATETKMTARDVNVFYGDKQAIKGVSIDVDMDNVTAFIGPSGCGKSTFLRTLNRMNDTVASARVEGTITLDGENIYASSMDVVQLRARVGMVFQKPNPFPKSIYENIAYGPRIHGLASGKADLDIIVEKSLRRAGLWDEVKDRLHDSGTALSGGQQQRLCIGRAIAVEPEVILMDEPCSALDPIATAKIEELIHELRGRYAIVIVTHNMQQAARVSQRTAFFHLGELVEYGVTSDIFTNPRQERTKDYITGRYG; from the coding sequence ATGCACGAACCGCAAACCCTGGTGCCCGCCACCGAAACCAAGATGACCGCGCGCGACGTGAATGTCTTCTATGGCGACAAACAGGCGATCAAGGGCGTCTCCATCGATGTCGACATGGATAATGTGACGGCCTTCATCGGCCCGTCCGGCTGCGGCAAGTCCACTTTCCTGCGGACGCTGAACCGCATGAACGACACGGTCGCATCGGCTCGCGTCGAAGGCACGATCACGCTGGATGGCGAGAATATCTACGCCTCCAGCATGGACGTGGTGCAACTGCGCGCCCGCGTCGGCATGGTGTTCCAGAAGCCCAACCCCTTCCCCAAGTCGATCTATGAAAATATCGCCTACGGCCCGCGCATCCACGGCCTCGCCAGTGGCAAGGCGGACCTTGACATCATAGTCGAAAAGTCGCTCCGTCGCGCCGGCCTGTGGGACGAGGTGAAGGATCGCCTGCACGACAGCGGCACCGCGCTTTCCGGTGGTCAGCAGCAGCGCCTCTGCATCGGCCGCGCCATTGCGGTTGAACCCGAAGTCATCCTGATGGACGAACCCTGCTCGGCGCTCGACCCCATCGCCACGGCCAAGATCGAGGAACTGATCCACGAACTGCGCGGCCGCTACGCCATCGTCATCGTCACCCACAATATGCAGCAGGCCGCCCGCGTGTCGCAGCGCACCGCCTTTTTCCACCTCGGCGAACTGGTCGAATATGGCGTGACGTCGGACATCTTCACCAACCCCCGCCAGGAGCGGACCAAGGACTATATCACCGGACGCTACGGCTGA
- the phoU gene encoding phosphate signaling complex protein PhoU, which yields MAEHTIKAFDEEIDKLRGLIAEMGGRAEAAIEHAMLALQRQDKTLAAQVVADDKRIDAIEAEVEKLVIQVIALRAPMADDLRDVIAALKIVSVVERIGDYAKNIAKRVPLVATNQRTLEPVSLLPSMGQVAAEMVHDALNAFAARDADLALAVIERDTVVDDFYNSVFRSLVTYMVENPKTISECAHLLFVAKNIERIGDHATNVAEMVYYAATGQMAPERERGGTQPLED from the coding sequence ATGGCTGAACATACGATCAAGGCGTTCGACGAGGAAATCGACAAGCTGCGCGGCCTCATCGCCGAGATGGGCGGCCGTGCCGAAGCCGCCATCGAACATGCGATGCTGGCGCTCCAGCGACAGGACAAGACGCTCGCCGCCCAGGTGGTTGCCGACGACAAGCGCATCGACGCCATAGAGGCGGAGGTTGAAAAGCTGGTCATCCAGGTGATCGCCCTGCGCGCGCCCATGGCCGACGATCTGCGTGACGTCATCGCCGCGCTGAAGATCGTCAGCGTCGTCGAACGCATCGGCGATTATGCCAAGAATATCGCCAAGCGCGTGCCGCTGGTCGCCACTAACCAGCGCACGCTGGAACCGGTATCGCTCCTCCCATCCATGGGGCAGGTCGCAGCCGAGATGGTGCATGACGCGCTCAACGCCTTCGCCGCGCGGGACGCCGACCTCGCTCTTGCGGTGATCGAACGCGATACGGTCGTCGATGATTTCTACAACAGCGTCTTTCGCAGTCTCGTCACCTACATGGTCGAAAATCCCAAGACGATCAGCGAATGTGCGCATCTGTTGTTCGTCGCCAAGAACATCGAACGGATCGGCGACCACGCCACCAATGTCGCGGAAATGGTCTATTACGCCGCCACCGGCCAGATGGCCCCGGAACGCGAACGCGGCGGCACCCAGCCCCTGGAGGACTGA
- the phoB gene encoding phosphate regulon transcriptional regulator PhoB gives MARAKMLLVEDDAALAELLIWHFKREDFEVAHTVDGEEALLLAQENVPDIVLLDWMVESLSGIEVCRRLRRMNGTANVPIIMLTARGEEEDRVRGLETGADDYVTKPFSPRELVARVGAVLRRVRPALAGETLTFADVEMDTVGHKVRRGGQVIPLGPTEFRLLKHFLEHPGWVFSRERLLDSVWGQDSDIELRTVDVHIRRLRKAINADGKYRDIIRTVRSAGYALDTDGAG, from the coding sequence ATGGCGAGAGCCAAGATGCTTCTGGTCGAAGACGACGCAGCACTCGCCGAACTTCTTATCTGGCATTTCAAGCGTGAAGATTTTGAAGTCGCCCACACCGTCGATGGCGAAGAAGCCCTGCTGCTCGCGCAGGAAAATGTGCCTGACATCGTGCTGCTCGACTGGATGGTCGAAAGCCTGTCCGGTATCGAAGTCTGCCGCCGCCTGCGCCGCATGAACGGCACCGCCAACGTGCCGATCATCATGCTCACCGCGCGGGGCGAGGAAGAAGATCGGGTCCGCGGCCTTGAAACCGGCGCGGACGATTATGTGACCAAGCCTTTCTCGCCGCGCGAACTCGTCGCCCGCGTTGGCGCGGTCCTGCGCCGCGTCCGCCCCGCGCTCGCTGGCGAGACATTGACCTTCGCCGACGTCGAGATGGACACGGTTGGCCACAAGGTCCGCCGGGGCGGCCAGGTCATCCCTCTCGGCCCCACCGAATTTCGCCTGCTCAAACACTTCCTCGAACATCCCGGCTGGGTGTTCTCACGCGAGCGGCTGCTGGATAGCGTCTGGGGCCAGGACAGCGACATCGAACTGCGGACGGTGGACGTCCATATCCGTCGCCTGCGCAAGGCGATCAACGCAGACGGCAAATATCGCGACATCATCCGCACGGTCCGCTCTGCGGGCTATGCGCTGGATACCGACGGGGCGGGATAG
- the def gene encoding peptide deformylase, producing MAILPILEAPDPRLRTISSPVEAIDDDLQRLIDDMFETMYDAPGIGLAAIQVGVPKRVLVIDLQEPESDEEGAPAVKKPMVFINPEILDGSDELSVYNEGCLSVPEQFAEVERPASIRASWMDRDGRIHEERLEGLLATCLQHEMDHLQGVLFIDHLSRLKRDMLLKKLVKARKAA from the coding sequence ATGGCCATTCTTCCCATCCTGGAGGCGCCCGATCCGCGCCTGCGTACCATCTCGTCTCCGGTGGAGGCGATCGATGACGATTTGCAGCGTCTGATCGACGATATGTTCGAGACGATGTATGACGCGCCGGGCATCGGCTTGGCCGCCATACAGGTGGGTGTGCCCAAGCGCGTGCTTGTGATCGACCTGCAGGAACCCGAATCGGATGAGGAAGGCGCGCCCGCGGTCAAAAAGCCGATGGTGTTCATCAATCCCGAGATACTCGACGGGTCGGACGAGCTGTCCGTCTATAATGAAGGCTGTCTCTCGGTCCCTGAACAATTTGCCGAGGTCGAGCGGCCCGCATCGATTCGCGCCAGTTGGATGGACCGCGATGGGCGCATTCATGAGGAGCGGCTGGAAGGGCTGCTGGCGACCTGCCTGCAGCATGAGATGGATCATCTGCAGGGCGTGTTGTTCATCGATCACCTGTCCCGGTTGAAGCGGGACATGCTGCTGAAGAAGCTGGTGAAGGCGCGCAAGGCGGCCTGA
- the recR gene encoding recombination mediator RecR — protein MASSEIDALTQALSRLPGLGPRSARRAVLHLLKKRESALEPLLRALDAVNDRLVTCGICGNVDTVDPCGICADARRDARALCVVEDVADLWALDKSRLFPGRFHVLGGRLSALEGVRPEDLSIDALVARVSAGGIDEVVLAMNATLEGQTTAHYLAERLEQFPVRLTQLAHGVPVGGELDYLDEGTLAQALRARRPVG, from the coding sequence ATGGCTTCTTCCGAAATCGACGCGCTGACGCAGGCGCTGTCTCGCCTGCCCGGCCTTGGCCCGCGTTCCGCGCGGCGTGCTGTCCTGCACCTGCTCAAGAAGCGCGAAAGCGCGCTGGAGCCGTTGCTGCGGGCATTGGATGCGGTGAACGACCGGCTGGTGACATGCGGTATATGCGGAAATGTCGATACGGTCGATCCTTGCGGCATCTGTGCCGACGCCAGGCGGGATGCGCGAGCGCTGTGCGTGGTGGAGGATGTGGCGGACCTGTGGGCGCTGGACAAGTCGCGGCTGTTCCCAGGGCGCTTCCATGTGCTGGGCGGGCGGCTGTCGGCGCTGGAGGGGGTGAGGCCAGAGGATCTTTCCATCGACGCCCTGGTCGCGCGGGTCAGCGCGGGCGGCATTGACGAGGTGGTGCTGGCGATGAACGCCACGCTGGAGGGCCAGACGACCGCTCATTATCTGGCCGAGCGGCTGGAACAGTTCCCGGTGCGGCTGACACAGCTGGCCCATGGCGTGCCGGTGGGCGGCGAGCTGGACTATCTGGACGAAGGCACGCTGGCGCAGGCGTTGCGCGCGCGCCGGCCTGTTGGGTGA
- the fmt gene encoding methionyl-tRNA formyltransferase — MRIIYMGTPDFAVPALTALAKAGHEIVAAYSQPPRPAGRGKALRPSPVHSQAEQMGIEVRTPLSLKDAEVQAAFAALKPDVAVVAAYGLILPLPILNAPRFGCLNIHASLLPRWRGAAPIQRAILSGDNVSGVTIMDMEAGLDTGPMRAKHVTPIEDKTAGALTEELALAGAELMVEVLDDLAAHPPVPQPEEGVTYASKIDKAESRIDFSRDAHQIERQVRAFNPFPGAFFEYRGERFRILAAHVEEHEGTPGELLDNSLLIGCGHGAIRPTLIQRAGKGAMSPGELLRGYDMPAGSRVDG; from the coding sequence ATGCGCATCATCTATATGGGAACCCCCGATTTCGCCGTCCCCGCGCTCACCGCGCTGGCAAAGGCGGGCCATGAGATCGTGGCTGCCTACAGCCAGCCGCCCCGCCCGGCCGGACGCGGCAAGGCGCTACGGCCCTCCCCCGTGCACAGCCAGGCCGAACAGATGGGCATCGAAGTGCGCACGCCGCTCTCCCTGAAAGATGCCGAGGTTCAGGCCGCCTTCGCCGCGCTCAAGCCCGATGTAGCGGTAGTCGCCGCCTACGGCCTCATCCTACCCCTGCCCATTCTGAACGCCCCCCGCTTCGGCTGTCTCAACATCCACGCCTCCCTCCTGCCACGCTGGCGTGGAGCAGCGCCGATCCAGCGCGCGATCCTGTCGGGCGATAATGTTAGCGGCGTGACGATCATGGACATGGAAGCCGGGCTCGACACCGGCCCTATGCGCGCCAAGCATGTGACGCCGATCGAAGACAAGACCGCAGGCGCGCTGACCGAGGAACTGGCGCTGGCAGGGGCGGAACTGATGGTCGAAGTGCTGGACGATCTCGCCGCGCATCCTCCGGTGCCCCAGCCGGAAGAAGGCGTCACCTACGCGTCGAAAATCGACAAGGCCGAATCGCGCATCGACTTCTCCCGCGACGCGCACCAGATCGAGCGGCAGGTCCGCGCCTTCAATCCTTTCCCCGGCGCATTCTTCGAATATCGGGGCGAACGCTTCCGCATTCTCGCCGCCCATGTGGAGGAGCATGAAGGCACGCCGGGCGAATTGCTGGACAACAGCCTGCTTATCGGCTGCGGCCACGGCGCAATCCGCCCCACCCTCATCCAGCGCGCAGGCAAGGGCGCGATGTCGCCCGGCGAACTCCTGCGGGGCTACGACATGCCAGCCGGGTCGCGTGTCGATGGCTAA
- the truA gene encoding tRNA pseudouridine(38-40) synthase TruA: MTRFAFTVEFDGRPFMGWQRQAHGPSVQQALEDAIHAVTGEQAVIHAAGRTDAGVHGLAMRAHADIAKPLTPFRLTEAMNARLRPHPVAILACDVVPDDWHARFSCMGRAYVYRIANRRAPLTFENGLVWRVIQPLDADAMQKAAQLLVGRHDFTTFRSAHCQAESPLKSLDRLDVERDGDRIAIHAEARSFLHHQVRSMVGCLALVGMGRWTLDDMRAARDARDRAALGLNAPPDGLYFVNARYPDQ, from the coding sequence ATGACCCGCTTCGCCTTCACCGTGGAATTTGACGGCCGCCCCTTCATGGGCTGGCAGCGGCAGGCGCACGGCCCCAGCGTCCAGCAAGCCTTGGAAGACGCCATCCACGCCGTCACCGGCGAACAGGCCGTTATCCACGCCGCAGGCCGCACCGACGCAGGCGTCCACGGCCTTGCCATGCGCGCCCACGCAGACATAGCAAAGCCCCTCACGCCCTTCCGCCTGACGGAAGCGATGAACGCCCGCCTGCGTCCGCATCCGGTCGCCATCCTTGCCTGCGATGTCGTGCCGGACGACTGGCACGCCCGCTTCTCCTGCATGGGGCGCGCCTATGTCTATCGAATCGCCAACCGCCGCGCGCCGCTGACCTTCGAAAACGGCCTCGTCTGGCGCGTCATCCAGCCGCTCGACGCCGACGCAATGCAGAAGGCCGCACAGCTTCTGGTTGGTCGCCACGACTTCACCACCTTCCGCTCCGCCCATTGCCAGGCGGAAAGCCCGCTCAAGTCGCTCGACCGCCTTGATGTCGAACGCGATGGCGACCGCATCGCCATCCACGCCGAAGCGCGTTCCTTCCTTCATCATCAGGTGCGTTCGATGGTGGGTTGCCTCGCTCTGGTCGGCATGGGCCGCTGGACCTTGGACGACATGCGCGCCGCCCGCGACGCCAGGGACCGCGCGGCCCTCGGCCTCAACGCACCGCCCGACGGCCTCTACTTCGTGAACGCCCGTTACCCGGACCAATAA
- a CDS encoding queuosine precursor transporter, whose protein sequence is MADMGVRKIDAQALSQRPMRYFDFFIAAFVAILLLSNLIGAAKLSTLFGFTFGAGILFFPLGYVLGDVLTEVYGYARARRCVWAGFGAMLFMALMSWVVVKLPPAEGWPDQKAYEAVFGSTWRIVFASLAAFWAGEFTNSFVLAKMKLLTQGKHLWMRTIGSTIVGQGVDSLLFYPLAFLGVWTTQQVLTVMVTNWMLKVLWEAVLTPVTYMVVNGLKRAEGLDVYDEHTNFTPFRTQL, encoded by the coding sequence ATGGCCGATATGGGGGTTCGGAAAATCGATGCGCAGGCGCTTTCGCAGCGGCCCATGCGCTATTTCGATTTTTTCATCGCAGCATTTGTGGCGATCCTGCTGCTGTCGAACCTGATCGGGGCGGCAAAGTTATCGACGCTCTTTGGCTTCACCTTTGGCGCGGGCATCCTGTTCTTTCCGCTGGGCTATGTGCTGGGCGACGTACTCACCGAAGTCTATGGCTATGCGCGCGCACGGCGCTGCGTTTGGGCTGGGTTCGGCGCGATGCTGTTCATGGCGCTTATGAGCTGGGTGGTCGTGAAGCTGCCCCCGGCGGAGGGCTGGCCGGATCAAAAGGCCTATGAGGCCGTATTCGGCAGCACGTGGCGCATCGTGTTCGCCTCGCTGGCTGCCTTTTGGGCGGGCGAGTTCACCAACAGCTTCGTGCTGGCGAAGATGAAGCTGCTGACGCAGGGCAAGCATTTGTGGATGCGTACGATCGGATCGACCATCGTGGGGCAGGGGGTCGACAGCCTGCTTTTCTATCCGCTCGCTTTCCTTGGCGTCTGGACCACGCAACAGGTGCTGACGGTCATGGTCACCAACTGGATGCTGAAAGTCCTGTGGGAAGCGGTGCTGACGCCGGTGACCTACATGGTGGTCAACGGGCTGAAGCGGGCCGAAGGACTGGACGTCTATGACGAGCATACGAATTTCACGCCGTTCCGCACGCAGCTCTGA
- a CDS encoding tyrosine-type recombinase/integrase, producing MALTDIAIKAAKAKEKPYKMGDAGGLFLLVQPTGGKLWRLKYRIEGKEKKLALGAYPDVGLADARKRRDNAKAELADGKDPAREKVRRKERSKIASGNSFSIVAAEFINKRIKEGWSPPTQAKAAYLMAYLTPVIGRIPVSDITPIDLLPIFKRAEAKGNLETARRLMQLCSQIFRYAIATARLASDPTRDLRGAITASKPKHHGAIIDPVKVGELLRAIDGYSGHYVCRYALKLAPHLFVRPGELRFAEWAELDLGAAVYTVRVECRCRREAFFEAHGLWWKFQRKSWSDDFREAKHRFYCKSCSQRYGRKVRPVIMETSDQPARHHFPLPDEREWKRAVSRFRG from the coding sequence GTGGCGCTAACAGATATCGCGATCAAGGCGGCAAAGGCGAAAGAGAAGCCCTACAAGATGGGCGACGCCGGCGGCCTGTTCCTCCTTGTGCAGCCTACAGGCGGGAAACTGTGGCGGCTCAAATATCGGATAGAAGGTAAAGAGAAGAAGCTGGCGCTTGGCGCCTACCCGGATGTTGGCTTGGCCGACGCCCGCAAGCGGAGAGACAATGCCAAGGCAGAACTGGCCGACGGTAAAGATCCTGCGCGGGAAAAGGTACGGCGGAAGGAGCGGAGCAAGATCGCATCGGGTAATAGCTTTTCGATCGTTGCCGCGGAGTTCATCAACAAACGGATAAAGGAGGGCTGGTCGCCTCCTACGCAGGCGAAGGCTGCCTATCTGATGGCCTACCTGACTCCTGTCATCGGCCGCATTCCGGTCTCAGACATCACACCAATCGATCTGTTGCCGATTTTTAAGCGTGCCGAGGCCAAAGGCAACCTGGAGACTGCCCGCCGTCTGATGCAGCTTTGCAGCCAAATTTTCCGATATGCCATCGCCACCGCTCGCCTCGCATCCGACCCTACGCGCGACCTTCGCGGCGCAATAACCGCGTCCAAGCCGAAGCATCACGGCGCCATCATCGATCCGGTGAAGGTGGGCGAGTTGCTGCGCGCGATCGACGGCTACAGCGGACACTATGTGTGTCGCTACGCGCTGAAGCTAGCCCCGCATCTATTTGTGCGGCCGGGGGAGCTGCGATTTGCCGAATGGGCTGAACTGGATCTTGGTGCAGCCGTCTACACTGTTAGGGTTGAATGCCGCTGCCGACGTGAAGCGTTTTTTGAGGCGCACGGGCTGTGGTGGAAATTTCAGCGGAAAAGCTGGAGCGATGATTTTCGAGAGGCCAAGCACCGCTTCTACTGCAAGTCCTGCTCACAGCGATACGGGCGAAAGGTGCGGCCGGTCATCATGGAGACAAGCGACCAACCCGCGCGTCATCACTTTCCGCTTCCGGATGAACGAGAATGGAAGCGGGCGGTAAGCCGCTTCAGAGGATAG
- a CDS encoding helix-turn-helix transcriptional regulator, which produces MTDDVEFWPLKVVVQKVGLSKTEIYRRAAEGTFPKSRDYRDGGIRKFWLSTEVRAWQDAIIAGQ; this is translated from the coding sequence ATGACGGACGATGTAGAATTTTGGCCGCTGAAGGTAGTCGTGCAGAAGGTGGGCCTCAGCAAGACGGAGATCTACCGCCGGGCGGCCGAGGGCACCTTCCCCAAGTCCCGCGATTACCGCGACGGCGGCATTCGAAAATTTTGGCTGTCAACGGAAGTGCGAGCTTGGCAGGACGCTATCATCGCGGGCCAGTGA
- a CDS encoding helix-turn-helix transcriptional regulator, translating to MCILEETEFWPLRKVLQRVGLSKTEIYRRIAENRFPTGRSYGDGGKKKFWLSTEIKAWQDAVLRSNDKA from the coding sequence ATGTGCATCCTGGAAGAAACTGAGTTCTGGCCGCTGAGGAAAGTCCTGCAACGAGTAGGACTTAGTAAAACGGAGATCTACCGCAGGATAGCCGAAAACCGCTTCCCGACAGGCAGATCCTATGGTGACGGTGGAAAAAAGAAGTTCTGGCTCTCGACCGAGATCAAGGCATGGCAGGACGCCGTTTTAAGGAGCAACGACAAGGCATAG